Proteins from a single region of Polycladomyces zharkentensis:
- a CDS encoding electron transfer flavoprotein subunit beta/FixA family protein, protein MNILVCLKQTFDTEEKIVLEDGRISEEGVEFVINPYDEYAVEEAIKLKEQHGGEVTVITVGPERAEQALRTAMAMGADKGIIVDMEDFEGEADEYTVAHILAGVIRDLEYDIILTGYMAVDDGSAQVGPRLAELLGIPHISTITKLTIDGDTVEVEKDVEGDVEYIQSKLPILVTAQQGLNEPRYPSLPGIMKAKKKPLERLDVDDLDLDEELLEAKTETLEVFLPPKKEAGKILEGDLSDQVQELVRLLQHEAKVI, encoded by the coding sequence AAATCGTCTTGGAAGACGGGCGCATCAGCGAGGAGGGCGTAGAGTTCGTCATCAATCCATATGACGAATATGCGGTGGAGGAAGCCATCAAGCTGAAAGAGCAACACGGCGGAGAGGTGACCGTGATCACGGTAGGGCCGGAACGGGCGGAACAAGCACTGCGCACCGCCATGGCGATGGGCGCGGATAAAGGGATCATCGTCGATATGGAAGATTTTGAGGGGGAAGCGGATGAGTACACAGTCGCCCACATACTGGCCGGTGTGATCCGGGATTTGGAATACGATATCATTCTCACGGGATATATGGCCGTGGACGACGGCTCGGCCCAGGTAGGTCCCCGATTGGCAGAATTGTTGGGCATTCCCCATATTTCCACGATTACAAAATTGACGATCGACGGTGACACGGTGGAAGTGGAAAAAGACGTCGAAGGGGATGTGGAATACATCCAATCCAAACTGCCGATCCTGGTGACCGCGCAGCAAGGATTGAACGAGCCTCGTTACCCTTCGCTGCCGGGCATTATGAAAGCGAAAAAGAAACCGCTGGAGCGGTTGGACGTGGATGATCTTGATCTGGACGAAGAACTGTTGGAAGCGAAAACGGAAACATTGGAAGTGTTCCTGCCCCCGAAAAAGGAAGCAGGCAAAATCCTTGAAGGTGATCTGTCCGATCAGGTTCAAGAATTGGTCCGCTTGCTTCAGCACGAAGCGAAAGTGATCTGA